Within Gemmatimonadota bacterium, the genomic segment AATCACCGCGCTTGCGCCTGCAACACCTATAGCCTGCATAAAGCGCCGCCGATTCAGGTAAATATGTTCGGGCGTAACCTCGCCTTCGGGCAACTGCCAGCCTTTGGGAATATGGATAAAAGCCATTGTATTCCTCCAATTTTTTTCAACGGAGAATCACCGCTGATCCATCGCCGCGTAATCGCGTTTATCTGCCCCGGTATAAATCTGGCGCGGACGGGCGATCTTCTGTTCGCTATCCCCCAGCATCTCTTTCCACTGCGCCAGCCAACCACACGACCGCCCCACCGCAAATAACACCGTCATCATCCGCGTGGGCAATCCAATCGCCTGATAAATAATACCCGAATAAAAATCCACATTGGGATACAATTGCCGCGAAATAAAATACTCATCCTGAAGGGCAATCCGCTCCAACTCCAGCGCAATATCAATCAGGGGATTCTTACCCGTCACTTCAAACACACTATACGCAGTCTCTTTGACAATCGCCGCCCTGGGATCGTAATTCTTGTAAACCCGATGCCCAAACCCCTGCAGCACCACCTCTTTGTTTTCCACCCGCTCGATATAAGCTGGCACCTTATCCACCGAGCCGATCTCATTGAGCATATTCAGTACGGCTTCATTCGCGCCCCCGTGTGCCGGACCGTAAAGCGCCGCTGCTGCACCAGCCATAGACGAATACGGATCTGCCCCTCCACTGGCAATACCCCGCATGATGCTGGTAGATAAATTCTGACCGTGGTCGGCGTGCAAAATGAGCAACACTTCCAGCGCGCGCTCGAGCACCGGATCAGCCCGATACACCTCGCCCTCCGTGCCAAACAGCATATTCAAAAAATTGCCGTAAAATCCCAACTCGGGATTTGATGACACATAGGGCAGGCCCGCACTGCGGCGATGCGCCGCAGCACCTATGGTCGCAACATTGCCAATCAACCGACAAATATGACGACGCTGTGCCTCTTCGGTTCCAAAATCTCGCTCATCGTCGTAAAACACCGACAGTGCCCCCAGCGCACCCACCAGCATACCCATCGTATGAGACCCTTTGGAAAAACCATCGATAAAAGACAAAATATCTTCTGAAATCACCGTTTGAGCATTTACCTGCTCGGCAAACCCATCCAATTGATCGCGGCTGGGCAACTCGCCATAAACCAGCAAATAAGCCACTTCGAGATACGAAGATGCCGCCACCAACTGCTCAATGGGATATCCGCGATAGCGCAAAATCCCCTTTGCACCATCGATATACGTAACCGAACTGCTACAAGATGCCGTATTGATATACGCCGGGTCGTATCCCAACAGGCCAAAGTCATTATCCGAACTCTTGATCTGCCTCAAATCTTCTGAGCGCACATGGGCACCGTCCTCAGAATACGTGCCATAAGTAATAGGTAAATCATACGTCTCATCTGTCCGATTATCAATAACTGTCAATGAATCCTTGCTCATCACAAGCCCCTTTCTCATAATCCACCCATTTGGAGGAGAATTGTTCTGCTATTACGCTATAACCTGATAAACTCTACGCGAACTGCTCTCATCTGTAGGATCGGACGCCACAGAAACCGCATCAAAGACGCGTTGCAGAGCCCGTTCATAAGACGACCCACCCGCACAAATCGCAAGCGCCCCACCCGCTCGAAGTCGCATTTGCAACACGCGCAACATCGACAAACTATAAGCCTGGCGATTCTCCGCCCGCGCCACCTGATCTGGCCCAACATCAATATGCATCGCAATGCCGTGGTAATTGCGCGGTGAACCCTGCACATAAGAACAAAAATCGCCCACAATAAGCTCGACCCGTGCGTCATTCAGCAAATCGGCATTGGCCAAAAAGGTGCGATTCCATTCTACAATTTGCGGCTCAATTTCCACCACACAAATGGACTGTACAGCGCGGTGCTTCAGCACCTGCCGCAGCGTCACGCCCAATCCAAGCCCGCCGATCAACACATCGGCATATCTCTGACCTGGAGAAATGCCAGATAGTGCGAGATTGGCAAGAGCGATCTCCAAATTGGAACGGGTGCTCGCAATCGCACACCCATTTATAGAAAGCACATGATGCACCTGCTCGTCAACCGTCACCGCGTCAAGCCGAAAAATTCCATTTTGCGTCTGGACCGATGCCACATGACTTCGCGTACTATCGCTCTGCATTCATCGCGCCTTTTTTTCTAAAAAACCAATTTGGGCAAGTATTACAATATAACGGAGATTCCAAAATTTTCAAACACATTTGGTCGGAAAACGGGATCATTACCCACTTGATTTTTCAAACGCGAATCCCTTTATTGACGCACCGCCCAACAGGAATACATTTATGAGTCAACACATCGGCAACATCGAAATCATTGCAACACACATCCCTCGGGGACATTACCGTTCAGTACTCTTTGATTTTGACGGCACATTGTCGCTCATTCGCCAGGGCTGGCGCGAAATCATGATCCCCATGATGGTCGAAGTCCTCTCCGAACTCAACACCGGCGAAACCGAAGCGGAACACCGCGTTCTGGTCACCGAATTTATCGACCGCCTCACCGGCAAACAAACCATCTACCAGATGATTCAGTTGTGTCAAGAAATCCAAAAACGCGGTGGCACACCAGACGATCCCCTAAACTACAAACAGCGCTTTCACGACCTGCTCAACGCCCACATAGCCCATCGCATTCGCGGCCTCGAAACGGGCGAAATTGACCCCGACGATCTCATGCTACCCCATACCCGCGCGCTACTCAACAACCTGTCCAACCGCGGCCTGGTACTTTATTTAGCCAGCGGCACCGACCTCGTCTTTGTCCGCCGTGAAGTCGAATTACTGGGCCTTACAGCCTACTTTGAAGACCGCGTCTTTGGCGCACTGGACCAACATGAAAACTTTTCCAAAGCCATGGTCATTCAGGACATGCTCAAAACCCATGCCATAGACGGCTCCGAACTGCTGGGATTTGGAGATGGATACGTCGAAATCGAAAACGTAAAAGCCGTGGGCGGCACCGCTATCGGCGTTGCATCAGATGAAGTCAAACGCGAAGGCATAAACACCTGGAAGCGAAACCGCCTCATCGAAGTCGGTGCAGATATCATCATCCCTGAATACCGCGAGCAAGAAACCCTCATCGCGTATCTTTGTGATTAACCAAAGGAGTTACCATGAAAATCACCAAACTCGAAACCTTTCTCGTCAAACCGCGCTGGCTCTTTCTCAAAATGCACACAGACGAGGGCCTCATTGGCCTTGGCGAACCCATCCTCGAAGGACGCGCCCGTACATGCGCCCAGGCTGTGGCAGAACTCGAACCCTATCTCATCGGCAAAGACCCCCGTCGCGTGGTCCATCACTGGCAGGCCATGTATCGCCATGCATTTTATCGCGGCGGACCCATTCTCACCAGCGCCCTATCGGGGGTCGAACAAGCACTTTGGGACCTCGCCGGAAAAGCCGCGAACATGCCCGTCTATGAAATGCTTGGCGGGCCCCTGCGCGACCGCATCAAAATGTACAAAGGCACGGGAGGCGGCGGCACACCCGAACACGCTGCTGCCGCAGTAAAAGAACGCAAAAAACAGGGATTTATCGCCATAAAGACCGGGCCAGCCAAAATTCGCCCGGCGCGCATCGTCGAAACCCCGGCCTTTATCGATCGCGCCGTCGAAACATTTGCCGCCATGCGCGAAGCGGGCGGACCGGACTTTGACATCGCCATCGACTTTCACGGCGCCATATCACCGCAAACCGCTGCCATACTCATCAAAGCGCTCGAACCCTATCAGCCGATGTTCGTCGAAGAACCCATCCAGTGTCAAGACATAGAAGGCATGGCAGAACTCGCGCGCAAAACACACTTGCCCATTGCAACGGGCGAACGCATCTTCACCAAATGGGGCTTCCGCGAACTCCTCGAAAAACGCGCCTGCTCCATCATACAGCCCGACCTGTCACACGCTGGCGGCATCTTCGAAACCCGTCTGATCGCGGGCATGGCCGAATCCTATTACGCAGCCGTTGCCCCACACTGTCCGCTCGGCCCCATTTCATTAGCCGCCTGCATCCAGCTCGACGCCAGCATACCCAACTTCCTCGCACAAGAACACACCATGTTTGGCGAAGACTATCTCAAAGAACCGTTCCAATTCAAAGACGGCTACGTCGAATTGCCCAAAGGTCCCGGCCTTGGCATTGAACTGGACGACGACAAAATGGAAGACAAAATAGGCCACGACTGGACCAATCAAAGATCCCTTCATCCCGACGATGGATCGGTCGTTGATTGGTAAAATAGTTTCTCAAGGAGACCGCATGTCACAACTCACTGGAAAAGTCGCGCTCGTTACCGGCAGTGGGCGGGGTATTGGCCGCGCCATTGCCATCGCCTTTGCCACAGAAGGAGCCGACCTCATACTCGCCGCACGCACGACCGAACAACTCGACGCCGTTGCCGAAGAAATTCGCGCCCTCGGACGCAATGTCCTATCCGTACCCACCGATGTCACCAACCGCCAGAGCGTAGATGCACTGGCAGAAAAAGTCCGCGGAGAATTTGACCGCCTGGACATCCTCGTCAACAACGCGGGCGGCGGTATAGAGCGCAACAGTATCCTCGACAGCGATCCCGATGTCTGGATCGAAGACGTCACGGTAAACTGCATCAGTGCCTACCTCGTCTCGCACGCCCTGCTACCCCTCATGATTGACTCCGGCGGTGGCAGAGTCATCAACGTGGGATCGGGCATGGGCCACCGTCCCACAGCGAGCAGTTCTGCGTATCACGTTGGCAAAGCCGGCATGTGGATGTTCACCCAATGCCTATCAGAAGAAGTCTGGGAAAATAACATCACAGTCAACGAACTCATCCCCGGGCCGGTAGCCACACATCTTACCGGCGGTCGCATGAGAGTGGGCGGTCCACCACCCTTTGCACCCAGCGAAGTCGTCAAAGCACCCGAAGACGTCGTCCCACTCGCCCTCTTCTTAGCCACCCAACCCGACGGAGGACCGACCGCTCAAACCTTCAGCCTGACCCGTCGCCCGATTTAACCCCATCCCAAAAGGAACAGCTATGTCAAAAAAAATCATCGCCTACGGCATGGACGGATTCATCACCCCCATGATGAAATACTTTGCCGACGAAGGCGTCATCCCAACCTTCAAACGCCTGCTCGACGAGGGCGCAGTCAACGAAACCTTCCCCTCCTTCCCGGTCTGGACACCCACCAACTGGGCAACCCTCTCCACTGGCGCACACACCGGTACGCACAGCGTCACGCGCTGGCGCGTCGAAGTCGCTCCCGGCGAACGCATCAACTCGTTTCACGGCCGCGCCAACAATGCCCAACGCCTGTGGAACGCCCTCGAGCGCGAAGGACTCAAAGGCGTTGCTCTGCACTACCCGGCAGCGCATCCATCAGGCGTGGAAAAAGGATATGTAATCGACGGATTTGGTCACCCTGGACACGCCAGCACCGACTATGAAATCGCCGCAGCACAGGCTTATACCACCGCCGAACACGTCGAAGAAATCGTGGAAATGGACCACGACGGCACAGCCGTTCGCCGGAGACAGCGAAGCATAGAACCCATCCCCGCACTATCGCCTGCGGATGGCTGGACCAATCTTCCACAAAGCACTGCTCCACCCCTCGCATCCACCATTGAAATCCACGCGCGCCTCGGCGGCGACATCAACCGCTTTCACCTGCTCGTCTTCGCCAGCGCCAACAGCGGATACGACACCCTGCGCGTCTGCCGATCTCAAAATGGTGA encodes:
- a CDS encoding citrate synthase, yielding MSKDSLTVIDNRTDETYDLPITYGTYSEDGAHVRSEDLRQIKSSDNDFGLLGYDPAYINTASCSSSVTYIDGAKGILRYRGYPIEQLVAASSYLEVAYLLVYGELPSRDQLDGFAEQVNAQTVISEDILSFIDGFSKGSHTMGMLVGALGALSVFYDDERDFGTEEAQRRHICRLIGNVATIGAAAHRRSAGLPYVSSNPELGFYGNFLNMLFGTEGEVYRADPVLERALEVLLILHADHGQNLSTSIMRGIASGGADPYSSMAGAAAALYGPAHGGANEAVLNMLNEIGSVDKVPAYIERVENKEVVLQGFGHRVYKNYDPRAAIVKETAYSVFEVTGKNPLIDIALELERIALQDEYFISRQLYPNVDFYSGIIYQAIGLPTRMMTVLFAVGRSCGWLAQWKEMLGDSEQKIARPRQIYTGADKRDYAAMDQR
- a CDS encoding HAD hydrolase-like protein; translated protein: MSQHIGNIEIIATHIPRGHYRSVLFDFDGTLSLIRQGWREIMIPMMVEVLSELNTGETEAEHRVLVTEFIDRLTGKQTIYQMIQLCQEIQKRGGTPDDPLNYKQRFHDLLNAHIAHRIRGLETGEIDPDDLMLPHTRALLNNLSNRGLVLYLASGTDLVFVRREVELLGLTAYFEDRVFGALDQHENFSKAMVIQDMLKTHAIDGSELLGFGDGYVEIENVKAVGGTAIGVASDEVKREGINTWKRNRLIEVGADIIIPEYREQETLIAYLCD
- the dgoD gene encoding galactonate dehydratase, which gives rise to MKITKLETFLVKPRWLFLKMHTDEGLIGLGEPILEGRARTCAQAVAELEPYLIGKDPRRVVHHWQAMYRHAFYRGGPILTSALSGVEQALWDLAGKAANMPVYEMLGGPLRDRIKMYKGTGGGGTPEHAAAAVKERKKQGFIAIKTGPAKIRPARIVETPAFIDRAVETFAAMREAGGPDFDIAIDFHGAISPQTAAILIKALEPYQPMFVEEPIQCQDIEGMAELARKTHLPIATGERIFTKWGFRELLEKRACSIIQPDLSHAGGIFETRLIAGMAESYYAAVAPHCPLGPISLAACIQLDASIPNFLAQEHTMFGEDYLKEPFQFKDGYVELPKGPGLGIELDDDKMEDKIGHDWTNQRSLHPDDGSVVDW
- a CDS encoding SDR family NAD(P)-dependent oxidoreductase; translated protein: MSQLTGKVALVTGSGRGIGRAIAIAFATEGADLILAARTTEQLDAVAEEIRALGRNVLSVPTDVTNRQSVDALAEKVRGEFDRLDILVNNAGGGIERNSILDSDPDVWIEDVTVNCISAYLVSHALLPLMIDSGGGRVINVGSGMGHRPTASSSAYHVGKAGMWMFTQCLSEEVWENNITVNELIPGPVATHLTGGRMRVGGPPPFAPSEVVKAPEDVVPLALFLATQPDGGPTAQTFSLTRRPI